A genomic window from Providencia alcalifaciens includes:
- a CDS encoding VanW family protein, which yields MRRPLSSYHPILYWLRVNQKRLLRRWHWVFSGRKYTRNLAEQPLEYRYHKHTSRLIRKLGQSDLRLQHNKVINLGIAIETMNGITIAPGEYFSFCRLVGKPTAKRGFVEGMELSYGEARSGIGGGICQLSNLIHWMALHSPLQVVERANHSFDPFPDEGRVLPFGSGAAIFYNYIDLVLYNPTQATFQLVFKIGEHQIEGELLCSEPRENKYHIYQHNHKFVRERGVIYRHNEIWQQITTKGQEPLTLSNRCLYRNKVVVKYPLDESQLSDVG from the coding sequence ATGCGCAGACCTCTTTCTTCCTATCATCCTATCTTGTATTGGCTGCGCGTGAATCAAAAACGGCTACTTAGGCGCTGGCACTGGGTATTTTCAGGGCGCAAATATACCCGCAATTTAGCGGAGCAACCGCTGGAATACCGTTACCATAAACACACATCGCGCCTTATCCGCAAGTTGGGTCAATCAGATCTTCGGTTGCAACATAACAAAGTGATAAACCTCGGAATTGCGATTGAAACGATGAACGGCATTACTATCGCACCGGGGGAATACTTCTCATTTTGTCGCCTTGTGGGAAAACCCACAGCCAAACGTGGATTTGTGGAAGGAATGGAACTTTCCTACGGAGAAGCTCGCAGTGGGATTGGCGGCGGAATTTGCCAACTCAGCAATTTAATCCACTGGATGGCGCTGCATTCTCCATTGCAAGTGGTGGAACGCGCTAACCACAGTTTTGACCCATTTCCGGATGAAGGGCGAGTACTGCCATTTGGATCGGGTGCCGCTATCTTCTATAACTATATCGACCTTGTATTGTATAACCCCACTCAAGCGACATTTCAGTTAGTGTTTAAAATTGGCGAACACCAAATTGAAGGGGAGCTACTGTGCTCAGAACCCCGCGAAAATAAATACCATATTTACCAACATAACCATAAGTTTGTTAGAGAGCGCGGTGTGATTTATCGTCATAATGAAATCTGGCAGCAAATCACCACCAAAGGACAAGAGCCGCTCACACTCAGCAACCGCTGTTTATACCGTAATAAAGTGGTAGTGAAATACCCACTGGATGAATCTCAATTGAGTGACGTGGGGTAA
- a CDS encoding RNA ligase family protein, with product MNMQSRKYGRTYHYPFSPGTTSDDRINSDWWAHIQNIEQLVHTEKLDGENNCLNRHGVFARSHGAPTQSAWSQQIRQRWQLIKDDLGDIELFGENLYAVHSIEYQHIEDYFYVFAVRQGDDWLSWDEVKFYASLFDFPTVPELHLDIDKTLTAQQYSCGLIAAAGEDSQFIARDTHTGKPCSMEGIVTRNRQGFAVDDFMQHVFKYVRKNHVKTDIHWKRNWQRAKLAFEMQGGDQ from the coding sequence ATGAATATGCAATCAAGGAAGTATGGTAGAACGTATCACTATCCGTTCTCACCGGGTACCACCAGCGACGATCGTATTAATAGCGATTGGTGGGCGCACATCCAAAATATTGAACAACTGGTTCATACTGAAAAACTCGATGGTGAAAATAATTGCCTGAATCGTCATGGCGTATTTGCTCGTTCCCATGGTGCTCCGACTCAGTCGGCATGGTCGCAACAAATTCGTCAGCGCTGGCAATTAATTAAAGACGATCTGGGTGATATCGAATTGTTTGGCGAAAATCTGTATGCCGTGCATTCCATTGAATACCAACATATCGAAGATTATTTTTACGTGTTCGCCGTGCGCCAAGGGGATGATTGGCTCAGTTGGGATGAAGTGAAGTTTTACGCCTCATTGTTTGATTTTCCGACCGTACCCGAGCTTCATTTGGATATCGACAAAACCCTTACAGCTCAGCAATACAGCTGCGGTCTAATCGCCGCGGCAGGGGAAGATAGCCAATTTATTGCACGAGATACCCACACCGGAAAACCGTGCAGCATGGAAGGCATTGTAACGCGCAATCGCCAAGGTTTTGCCGTGGATGATTTTATGCAGCACGTATTTAAATATGTACGCAAAAACCATGTCAAAACTGATATCCATTGGAAACGAAATTGGCAGCGCGCGAAATTAGCATTTGAGATGCAAGGAGGTGACCAATGA
- a CDS encoding AAA family ATPase yields the protein MSWQLTKQREWSQLADQFEFVRDMHGVPQDSLHHAEGDVAIHTQMVLAALEGLPEYQQLPEAQQQIVWTAALLHDVEKRSTTREEEGRIRSPGHAKKGELSARHILFREVETPFAIREQIAALVRFHGLPLWLMDKPDPERTLYAASLRVEMSLLCMLAKADAIGRECEDKADLLARIELFELFCREHDCWDQPKTFASLAGRFHYFHTQRGTPDYQPFDEDGSDVIMLCGLPGMGKDHFIQQHYPQTPMVCLDEIRRMHKISPADKNAQGWVAQQAKEQAKVYLRSKQDFIWNATSLSASLRESMISLFARYQAKVHLIYLEVPYKQWQQQNRQRKYAVSENVMERMAGKLEIPTPDEAHQVSYYINGEFLSEPVK from the coding sequence ATGAGTTGGCAACTGACAAAACAACGGGAATGGTCGCAACTTGCTGATCAATTTGAATTTGTGCGTGATATGCATGGCGTCCCCCAAGATTCACTGCACCATGCTGAAGGGGATGTGGCTATCCATACCCAAATGGTATTAGCTGCGCTGGAAGGCTTACCGGAATATCAGCAATTGCCTGAAGCGCAACAGCAGATTGTCTGGACAGCGGCGCTCTTGCACGATGTGGAAAAGCGCAGCACCACCCGAGAAGAAGAGGGGCGCATTCGCTCGCCGGGGCATGCAAAAAAAGGGGAGTTATCCGCTCGCCATATTTTGTTTCGTGAAGTGGAAACACCATTTGCTATCCGCGAGCAGATTGCTGCATTAGTGCGCTTTCACGGTTTACCATTATGGTTGATGGATAAGCCAGATCCAGAGCGAACCTTATACGCGGCCTCATTACGAGTCGAAATGTCCTTGTTGTGTATGCTAGCGAAAGCGGATGCGATTGGTCGTGAATGTGAAGACAAAGCGGATTTATTAGCGCGCATCGAGCTGTTTGAACTGTTTTGCCGTGAACATGATTGCTGGGATCAGCCGAAAACCTTCGCGTCATTGGCGGGGCGTTTTCACTATTTCCACACTCAGCGCGGGACGCCGGATTATCAACCGTTTGATGAAGATGGTAGCGACGTGATTATGTTGTGTGGTCTGCCAGGAATGGGAAAAGACCATTTTATTCAACAACATTATCCGCAAACGCCGATGGTATGCTTAGATGAAATTCGCCGAATGCATAAAATCAGCCCAGCGGATAAAAATGCCCAAGGCTGGGTCGCACAGCAAGCGAAAGAACAGGCGAAAGTCTATTTGCGTAGCAAACAAGATTTCATTTGGAATGCGACATCGCTAAGCGCTTCATTGCGTGAAAGCATGATTAGCCTATTTGCTCGCTACCAAGCCAAGGTGCATTTGATTTATCTGGAAGTGCCGTATAAGCAGTGGCAGCAGCAAAATCGTCAGCGCAAATATGCGGTATCGGAAAATGTGATGGAAAGAATGGCGGGGAAACTGGAAATTCCGACCCCTGATGAAGCTCACCAAGTTTCTTATTATATCAATGGTG